A stretch of the Athene noctua chromosome 35, bAthNoc1.hap1.1, whole genome shotgun sequence genome encodes the following:
- the LOC141972743 gene encoding LOW QUALITY PROTEIN: ras-related protein Rab-4B-like (The sequence of the model RefSeq protein was modified relative to this genomic sequence to represent the inferred CDS: inserted 1 base in 1 codon), whose amino-acid sequence MSETYDFLFKFLVIGSAGXGKSCLLHQFIENKFKQDSNHTIGVEFGSKVVNVGGKTVKLQIWDTAGQERFRSVTRSYYRGAAGALLVYDITSRETYNALTNWLTDARTLASPNIVIILCGNKKDLDAEREVTFLEASRFAQENELMFLETSALTGENVEEAFLKCARTILNKIESGELDPERMGSGIQYGDASLRQLRQPRGGQPRTGSSAAAEPPRTTCLAERPPLISNSPQPFAPPLTEEAPPGLSSLPPWQPPCF is encoded by the exons ATGTCCGAGACCTACG attttctcttcAAATTCCTCGTGATAGGGAGCGCCG ACGGGAAGTCCTGCCTCCTCCACCAATTCATCGAAAATAAGT TCAAACAAGACTCGAACCACACGATCGGGGTGGAATTTGGCTCCAAAGTCGTTAACGTCGGCGGGAAGACGGTGAAGCTGCAGATCTGGGacacggccgggcaggagaggttcag GTCAGTGACCCGTAGCTACTACCGAGGCGCCGCCGGGGCGTTGCTGGTTTACGACATCACCAG ccgAGAGACCTACAACGCGTTGACCAACTGGTTGACCGACGCCCGCACCCTGGCGAGCCCCAACATCGTCATCATCCTCTGCGGGAACAAAAAGGATTTAGACGCCGAGCGGGAGGTGACGTTCCTGGAGGCTTCACGTTTTGCTCAGGAAAACG AGTTGATGTTCCTGGAGACCAGCGCCCTGACGGGGGAGAACGTGGAGGAGGCGTTTTTGAAATGCGCCAGAACCATCTTGAATAAGATTGAGTCGG GAGAACTGGACCCAGAGCGAATGGGCTCGGGCATCCAGTACGGCGACGCCTCCCTCCGCCAACTGCGGCAACCGCGGGGGGGGCAGCCCAGAACCGGCAGCAGTGCAGCTGCTGAACCCCCCAG GACCACGTGCCTCGCCGAGCGCCCCCCCCTCATCTCTAACTCCCCACAACCCTTTGCCCCCCCCCTCACCGAAGAAGCCCCCCCGGGACTCTCAAGTTTACCTCCGTGGCAACCGCCTTGTTTTTGA